A stretch of the Halictus rubicundus isolate RS-2024b chromosome 16, iyHalRubi1_principal, whole genome shotgun sequence genome encodes the following:
- the LOC143362291 gene encoding fatty acyl-CoA reductase wat produces MVEVLLESCVQDVAVPENGCNLNENTTECTTRQERDLHLTSEETNLTPIQKFYYGQSIFVTGGTGFMGKLLIEKLLRECPGISFIYILVRPKKGKDVHQRVEELFDDPVFCKLKEQQPKFRHQTVAIAGDCCLPGLGISPTDRAIITREVSIVMHVAATVRFDEKMNLAVPINVRSPKAVIDLCKEMPGLKSLVHVSTAYANCPMSVIEERVYDPPMDADKLMTLIDCVDEKLLEEITPRLLGIWPNTYTFTKAVAESVVKNEAGDLPVGIFRPAIVISTYREPVRGWIDNLYGPTGVAAGAGTGILRSIHCDGSKLANVVPGDLTVNALIACAWDVADRYKSTTTKDDKKNNIPVYNYVSKDNPITYDELKTMSEKYGLEFPTEKAIWYYSFRNTKHKLLHYFYVYFMHLIPALLIDTVTLCVGKQPRMLKLYKKIHKFMDVLNYFTTRQWTFTNNTFKAVLGKMSPEDRNSFVCDITKIDWDQYFRTYMRGIRVYLIKDPLETLPTARVKWHRLYWIHLALKLILAYALLRISWLALFHLFRLGASQFA; encoded by the exons ATGGTGGAAGTCTTGCTGGAGTCCTGCGTCCAGGACGTGGCCGTGCCCGAGAACGGGTGCAACCTGAACGAGAACACGACGGAATGCACCACCAGGCAGGAGCGCGACCTCCATTTGACCTCGGAGGAGACCAACCTCACGCCGATACAGAAGTTCTACTATGGACAGAGCATCTTCGTCACCGGGGGCACCGGGTTCATGGGTAAACTCTTGATCGAGAAGCTGCTCAGGGAGTGCCCCGGGATCTCTTTCATCTACATTTTGGTCCGCCCCAAGAAGGGGAAGGACGTGCACCAGCGCGTCGAGGAGCTCTTCGACGATCCG GTGTTTTGCAAACTGAAGGAACAGCAGCCAAAGTTTAGGCATCAGACGGTCGCGATAGCCGGAGACTGTTGTCTGCCAGGATTGGGCATCTCTCCAACGGACAGAGCCATAATAACGCGGGAGGTTTCGATCGTTATGCACGTCGCGGCGACCGTCAGGTTCGACGAGAAGATGAACCTGGCTGTACCCATCAACGTGCGAAGTCCCAAGGCTGTGATCGACCTTTGCAAAGAGATGCCGGGCTTGAAG TCGTTGGTGCACGTGTCCACGGCTTATGCTAATTGCCCGATGTCGGTGATCGAGGAAAGAGTATACGACCCGCCGATGGACGCGGACAAATTGATGACTCTGATCGACTGCGTCGACGAGAAGCTCCTCGAGGAGATAACTCCCCG ATTGTTGGGTATCTGGCCGAACACGTACACTTTCACGAAAGCGGTTGCGGAGAGCGTCGTGAAGAACGAGGCGGGCGATCTACCAGTCGGGATATTCCGTCCCGCGATCG tgaTCTCGACCTATCGGGAACCGGTGCGAGGATGGATCGACAACTTGTACGGGCCGACCGGTGTCGCGGCCGGAGCCGGTACGGGGATCCTTCGATCGATCCACTGCGACGGATCGAAACTGGCCAACGTGGTACCCGGAGATCTGACCGTGAACGCTCTGATCGCCTGCGCCTGGGACGTAGCGGACCGCTACAA ATCTACGACTACCAAAGACGATAAGAAGAACAACATCCCGGTCTACAATTACGTTTCGAAGGACAACCCCATCACCTACGACGAACTGAAGACCATGTCCGAGAAGTACGGGCTCGAGTTCCCGACCGAAAAGGCGATATGGTACTACAGTTTCCGCAACACTAAGCACAAGCTGCTGCACTATTTCTACGTCTACTTCATGCACCTAATTCCGGCTCTGCTGATCGATACCGTCACGCTTTGCGTGGGCAAACAACCCAG GATGCTCAAGCTCTACAAGAAGATACACAAGTTCATGGACGTGCTGAATTACTTCACGACAAGACAGTGGACTTTCACGAACAACACGTTCAAAGCGGTCCTCGGTAAAATGAGTCCCGAGGACCGCAACAGTTTCGTCTGCGACATCACCAAAATCGATTGGGACCAGTACTTCCGGACGTACATGCGGGGAATTCGGGTCTACTTGATCAAGGATCCGTTGGAAACTCTTCCGACGGCACGAGTCAAGTGGCACAG ATTGTATTGGATCCATCTGGCGCTGAAACTGATCCTAGCGTACGCTCTGCTGCGAATATCCTGGTTGGCGTTGTTCCATCTGTTTCGGTTAGGCGCGTCGCAATTTGCGTAG